One window of Mauremys mutica isolate MM-2020 ecotype Southern chromosome 6, ASM2049712v1, whole genome shotgun sequence genomic DNA carries:
- the TJP2 gene encoding tight junction protein ZO-2 isoform X4, translating into MVNGTPMENVPHSFAVQQLRKSGKVAAIVVKRPRKVQLTALRRSPSLDHDDRAFDVLDDPAEFDGRSARSGYSDRSWHSGHGGRSQSWGNSPDRSYRRDQDRGRNYSRDHSRERSYSRDGSRGRSIDRERSLDRERRRDRSRGRSIDRERSLDRERRRDRSRGRSIDRDDGYERGAGDYSPPRDYSYRHQPDPRYDKEARSHSRDRLNSHSPSLEPRRQHDYPGQQYQDRPISVLLTKIKPNEEYGLRLGSQIFIKEMTSTGLATKDGNLYEGDIILKINGTVTENMSLADARKLIEKSRGKLQLVVLRDRKQTLLNIPSMHDSDSEIEDISEIESNRSSSPQDGQKLHHSDFDSHSSNEKLKEKPNTKEDPPNRLSRMGAMPTPFKSTSDLAAAVIVTDTNKEPKYKDDPPVSQPKVAPRTFLRPSPEDEAIYGPNTKMVKFKKGDSVGLRLAGGNDVGIFVAGIQEGTSADQEGLQEGDQILKVNTQDFRGIVREDAVLYLLEIPKGETVTILAQSKYEVYRDIMACGRGDSFFIRSHFECEKESPQSLAFTRGEIFRVVDTLYDGKLGNWLAVRIGNELEKGIIPNKSRAEQMASVQNAQRDGSSDRADFWRMRGQRSGMKKNLKKSREDLTAIASVSTKFPAYERVLLREAGFKRPVVIFGPIADLAMEKLSNDLPDLYQTAKTEPKDAGSEKSTGVVRLNTVRQIIEQNKHALLDVTPKAVDLLNYTQWFPIVVFFNPDSKQGVKTLRQRLSPTSNKSSRKLYDQANKLKKTCSYLFTATINLNSANDSWYGSLKDTIQQQQVEAVWVSEGKMEGMDDDMEDRMSYLTAMGADYLSCDSRLISDLEDTDGEGGAYTDNELDEPSDEPSVSSISRSSEPVQHEESIRKPSPEPKAQMRRAGSREILRDPSPPPAFKPEPPKGKLQNKEDVYDFPKNYESKPNSSSTVSNETSAVLSKAAAPPVSVKPAFGRPILKTSQPAVPAAEEEEDVDRQESAPKSVLGKVKIFEKMDHKARLQRIQELQEAQNARLEIAQKHPDIYAVPIKTQKPDQNWPQPMSSRPPEPQKPPARPYLENRGSYGSDAEEEDYRRQLSDNSKRGYYGQPSRYRDTEL; encoded by the exons ATGGTTAATGGGACCCCAATGGAAAACGTTCCCCATTCTTTTGCAGTGCAGCAGTTAAGAAAAAGTGGGAAAGTGGCTGCCATT GTAGTGAAAAGACCACGGAAAGTGCAGCTCACTGCTCTAAGGAGAAGCCCTTCTCTTGACCATGATGATAGAGCTTTCGATGTACTGGATGACCCAGCAGAGTTTGATGGCAGGAGTGCTCGAAGTGGCTATAGTGATCGGAGCTGGCATAGTGGCCATGGAGGTCGCAGCCAAAGCTGGGGAAACAGCCCTGATAGGAGCTACCGAAGAGATCAAGATAGAGGGCGCAACTACAGCAGAGACCACAGCAGGGAACGCAGCTACAGCCGGGATGGAAGTCGTGGCAGGAGCATCGACAGGGAGAGAAGCTTGGACCGAGAACGCAGAAGAGAccggagcagaggcaggagcatCGACAGGGAGAGAAGCTTGGACCGAGAACGCAGAAGAGaccggagcaggggcaggagcattGACAGGGATGATGGCTATGAACGTGGCGCTGGTGACTACAGCCCACCCAGGGATTACAGTTACAGACATCAGCCTGACCCTAGATACGACAAGGAAGCAAGGAGTCATAGTCGAGACAGACTGAATTCCCACAGCCCCTCGCTTGAACCACGACGCCAACATGACTACCCAGGACAACAGTACCAGGATAGACCTATCAGTGTTCTCCTAACAAAAATCAAACCGAATGAAG AGTATGGTCTCCGACTCGGAAGTCAGATTTTCATAAAAGAAATGACCAGTACTGGCCTGGCAACTAAAGATGGTAATCTGTATGAAGGTGACATAATACTCAAG ATTAATGGTACAGTGACAGAGAATATGTCACTAGCTGATGCCCGAAAATTGATTGAGAAATCACGAGGAAAACTCCAGTTGGTAGTCCTCAGAGACAGAAAACAGACACTGCTCAACATCCCTTCGATGCATGATAGTGACTCAGAAATAGAAG ATATTTCTGAAATTGAGTCAAACCGATCAAGCTCCCCTCAAGATGGCCAAAAATTACATCACTCTGATTTCGACTCTCATTCCTCCAATGAAAAACTAAAGGAAAAGCCAAA TACAAAAGAGGATCCACCCAACAGGTTGTCCAGGATGGGAGCGATGCCCACGCCTTTTAAATCAACTAGTGATCTAGCTGCTGCTGTCATCGTCACCGACACAAACAAAGAACCAAAGTACAAAGATGACCCGCCAG TATCTCAACCAAAAGTAGCCCCAAGAACCTTTCTTCGACCTAGTCCTGAAGATGAAGCAATATACGG TCCTAATACGAAGATGGTAAAATTCAAGAAAGGAGACAGTGTGGGTCTACGGCTGGCAGGTGGGAATGATGTAGGGATATTTGTCGCTGGAATTCAAGAAGGCACCTCAGCTGACCAGGAGGGGCTACAGGAAGGAGATCAGATTCTTAAG GTAAACACGCAGGATTTTAGAGGCATTGTGCGGGAGGATGCTGTTCTCTACTTGTTAGAAATTCCCAAAGGTGAAACTGTGACCATTTTGGCTCAGAGCAAATATGAAG TGTATAGAGACATAATGGCCTGTGGCAGAGGGGATTCATTTTTCATAAGGAGTCACTTTGAATGTGAGAAGGAATCTCCACAGAGTTTAGCATTCACCAGAGGGGAGATCTTCCGAGTAGTTGATACACTGTACGATGGCAAACTGGGTAACTGGCTGGCTGTGAGAATTGGAAATGAACTGGAAAAGGGCATCATTCCAAATAAAAGCAG AGCCGAGCAGATGGCCAGTGTTCAGAATGCCCAAAGAGATGGCTCGAGTGACAGGGCAGATTTCTGGAGAATGCGTGGCCAACGATCTGGAATGAAAAAGAATCTGAAAAAGAGTCGTGAAGATCTGACAGCGATTGCATCTGTTAGCACAAAGTTCCCAGCCTATGAGCGAGTTCTGCTGCGAGAGG ctgGTTTTAAGAGACCTGTGGTGATATTTGGCCCCATTGCCGATCTAGCGATGGAAAAGCTGTCAAATGACTTGCCTGATCTGTATCAAACTGCCA AGACAGAACCCAAAGATGCAGGTTCAGAGAAATCGACTGGTGTGGTGCGTTTGAACACTGTGAGGCAAATTATTGAGCAG AATAAACATGCTTTGTTGGATGTGACTCCTAAAGCGGTGGATCTGTTGAACTATACCCAGTGGTTCCCAATTGTAGTCTTCTTCAACCCAGATAGTAAACAGGGTGTGAAAACTTTGAGACAAAGGCTAAGTCCTACATCTAACAAGAGTTCCCGGAAGCTTTACGATCAAGCAAATAAGCTGAAGAAGACTTGCTCCTATCTTTTTACAG CTACCATCAACTTGAATTCAGCCAATGATAGCTGGTACGGCAGCCTCAAAGATACAATTCAGCAACAGCAAGTTGAAGCAGTATGGGTATCGGAAGGAAAG ATGGAAGGAATGGATGACGACATGGAAGATCGCATGTCATACCTAACAGCTATGGGTGCTGACTACCTGAGCTGTGACAGCCGCTTGATCAGTGACTTGGAAGACACAGATGGAGAAGGAGGTGCATACACGGACAATGAGCTTGATGAGCCGTCAGATGAACCAAGTGTTTCCTCTATTAGCCGATCTTCTGAGCCTGTGCAGCATGAGGAG AGTATAAGAAAACCCAGCCCAGAACCAAAAGCTCAAATGAGAAGGGCTGGTAGCAGAGAGATACTTAGAGATCCCAGCCCACCTCCAGCATTCAAGCCCGAGCCACCTAAG GGTAAACTACAAAACAAAGAGGATGTATATGACTTTCCCAAGAACTATGAATCCAAACCAAATAGCTCTAGCACTGTCAGCAATGAGACTTCAGCCGTATTATCCAaggctgcagcacctcctgtttctgtgaaACCTGCCTTTGGGCGTCCTATACTGAAGACATCTCAGCCAGCAGTTCCAGccgcagaggaggaggaagatgtaGATAGACAAGAGAGTGCTCCAAAATCTGTACTGGGGAAAGTTAAAATATTTGAGAAGATGGATCACAAGGCAAGGTTGCAAAGAATACAGGAGCTACAAGAAGCACAGAATGCCAGG TTGGAAATAGCCCAGAAACACCCAGATATCTATGCTGTCCCAATCAAAACACAGAAGCCAGACCAGAACTGGCCCCAGCCCATGAG TTCCAGACCtccagagcctcagaaacccccTGCCAGGCCTTACCTAGAAAATCGAGGAAGTTATGGCAGTGACGCAGAGGAGGAAGACTACCGTCGGCAGCTATCAGACAACTCCAAGCGCGGATATTATGGACAGCCATCCAGATATAGGGACACAGAATTATAG
- the TJP2 gene encoding tight junction protein ZO-2 isoform X2, whose protein sequence is MEELIWEQYTVTLQKDSKRGFGIAVSGGRDNPHFENGETSIVISDVLPGGPADGLLQENDRVVMVNGTPMENVPHSFAVQQLRKSGKVAAIVVKRPRKVQLTALRRSPSLDHDDRAFDVLDDPAEFDGRSARSGYSDRSWHSGHGGRSQSWGNSPDRSYRRDQDRGRNYSRDHSRERSYSRDGSRGRSIDRERSLDRERRRDRSRGRSIDRERSLDRERRRDRSRGRSIDRDDGYERGAGDYSPPRDYSYRHQPDPRYDKEARSHSRDRLNSHSPSLEPRRQHDYPGQQYQDRPISVLLTKIKPNEEYGLRLGSQIFIKEMTSTGLATKDGNLYEGDIILKINGTVTENMSLADARKLIEKSRGKLQLVVLRDRKQTLLNIPSMHDSDSEIEDISEIESNRSSSPQDGQKLHHSDFDSHSSNEKLKEKPNTKEDPPNRLSRMGAMPTPFKSTSDLAAAVIVTDTNKEPKYKDDPPVSQPKVAPRTFLRPSPEDEAIYGPNTKMVKFKKGDSVGLRLAGGNDVGIFVAGIQEGTSADQEGLQEGDQILKVNTQDFRGIVREDAVLYLLEIPKGETVTILAQSKYEVYRDIMACGRGDSFFIRSHFECEKESPQSLAFTRGEIFRVVDTLYDGKLGNWLAVRIGNELEKGIIPNKSRAEQMASVQNAQRDGSSDRADFWRMRGQRSGMKKNLKKSREDLTAIASVSTKFPAYERVLLREAGFKRPVVIFGPIADLAMEKLSNDLPDLYQTAKTEPKDAGSEKSTGVVRLNTVRQIIEQNKHALLDVTPKAVDLLNYTQWFPIVVFFNPDSKQGVKTLRQRLSPTSNKSSRKLYDQANKLKKTCSYLFTATINLNSANDSWYGSLKDTIQQQQVEAVWVSEGKMEGMDDDMEDRMSYLTAMGADYLSCDSRLISDLEDTDGEGGAYTDNELDEPSDEPSVSSISRSSEPVQHEESIRKPSPEPKAQMRRAGSREILRDPSPPPAFKPEPPKGKLQNKEDVYDFPKNYESKPNSSSTVSNETSAVLSKAAAPPVSVKPAFGRPILKTSQPAVPAAEEEEDVDRQESAPKSVLGKVKIFEKMDHKARLQRIQELQEAQNARLEIAQKHPDIYAVPIKTQKPDQNWPQPMSSRPPEPQKPPARPYLENRGSYGSDAEEEDYRRQLSDNSKRGYYGQPSRYRDTEL, encoded by the exons ATGGAAGAGCTGATATGGGAACAGTACACTGTGACCTTACAAAAG gatTCAAAAAGAGGGTTTGGGATTGCAGTTTCCGGTGGCAGAGACAACCCTCATTTTGAAAATGGCGAAACGTCCATAGTTATCTCAGATGTCCTCCCAGGTGGCCCAGCAGATGGATTACTTCA AGAAAATGACCGGGTAGTCATGGTTAATGGGACCCCAATGGAAAACGTTCCCCATTCTTTTGCAGTGCAGCAGTTAAGAAAAAGTGGGAAAGTGGCTGCCATT GTAGTGAAAAGACCACGGAAAGTGCAGCTCACTGCTCTAAGGAGAAGCCCTTCTCTTGACCATGATGATAGAGCTTTCGATGTACTGGATGACCCAGCAGAGTTTGATGGCAGGAGTGCTCGAAGTGGCTATAGTGATCGGAGCTGGCATAGTGGCCATGGAGGTCGCAGCCAAAGCTGGGGAAACAGCCCTGATAGGAGCTACCGAAGAGATCAAGATAGAGGGCGCAACTACAGCAGAGACCACAGCAGGGAACGCAGCTACAGCCGGGATGGAAGTCGTGGCAGGAGCATCGACAGGGAGAGAAGCTTGGACCGAGAACGCAGAAGAGAccggagcagaggcaggagcatCGACAGGGAGAGAAGCTTGGACCGAGAACGCAGAAGAGaccggagcaggggcaggagcattGACAGGGATGATGGCTATGAACGTGGCGCTGGTGACTACAGCCCACCCAGGGATTACAGTTACAGACATCAGCCTGACCCTAGATACGACAAGGAAGCAAGGAGTCATAGTCGAGACAGACTGAATTCCCACAGCCCCTCGCTTGAACCACGACGCCAACATGACTACCCAGGACAACAGTACCAGGATAGACCTATCAGTGTTCTCCTAACAAAAATCAAACCGAATGAAG AGTATGGTCTCCGACTCGGAAGTCAGATTTTCATAAAAGAAATGACCAGTACTGGCCTGGCAACTAAAGATGGTAATCTGTATGAAGGTGACATAATACTCAAG ATTAATGGTACAGTGACAGAGAATATGTCACTAGCTGATGCCCGAAAATTGATTGAGAAATCACGAGGAAAACTCCAGTTGGTAGTCCTCAGAGACAGAAAACAGACACTGCTCAACATCCCTTCGATGCATGATAGTGACTCAGAAATAGAAG ATATTTCTGAAATTGAGTCAAACCGATCAAGCTCCCCTCAAGATGGCCAAAAATTACATCACTCTGATTTCGACTCTCATTCCTCCAATGAAAAACTAAAGGAAAAGCCAAA TACAAAAGAGGATCCACCCAACAGGTTGTCCAGGATGGGAGCGATGCCCACGCCTTTTAAATCAACTAGTGATCTAGCTGCTGCTGTCATCGTCACCGACACAAACAAAGAACCAAAGTACAAAGATGACCCGCCAG TATCTCAACCAAAAGTAGCCCCAAGAACCTTTCTTCGACCTAGTCCTGAAGATGAAGCAATATACGG TCCTAATACGAAGATGGTAAAATTCAAGAAAGGAGACAGTGTGGGTCTACGGCTGGCAGGTGGGAATGATGTAGGGATATTTGTCGCTGGAATTCAAGAAGGCACCTCAGCTGACCAGGAGGGGCTACAGGAAGGAGATCAGATTCTTAAG GTAAACACGCAGGATTTTAGAGGCATTGTGCGGGAGGATGCTGTTCTCTACTTGTTAGAAATTCCCAAAGGTGAAACTGTGACCATTTTGGCTCAGAGCAAATATGAAG TGTATAGAGACATAATGGCCTGTGGCAGAGGGGATTCATTTTTCATAAGGAGTCACTTTGAATGTGAGAAGGAATCTCCACAGAGTTTAGCATTCACCAGAGGGGAGATCTTCCGAGTAGTTGATACACTGTACGATGGCAAACTGGGTAACTGGCTGGCTGTGAGAATTGGAAATGAACTGGAAAAGGGCATCATTCCAAATAAAAGCAG AGCCGAGCAGATGGCCAGTGTTCAGAATGCCCAAAGAGATGGCTCGAGTGACAGGGCAGATTTCTGGAGAATGCGTGGCCAACGATCTGGAATGAAAAAGAATCTGAAAAAGAGTCGTGAAGATCTGACAGCGATTGCATCTGTTAGCACAAAGTTCCCAGCCTATGAGCGAGTTCTGCTGCGAGAGG ctgGTTTTAAGAGACCTGTGGTGATATTTGGCCCCATTGCCGATCTAGCGATGGAAAAGCTGTCAAATGACTTGCCTGATCTGTATCAAACTGCCA AGACAGAACCCAAAGATGCAGGTTCAGAGAAATCGACTGGTGTGGTGCGTTTGAACACTGTGAGGCAAATTATTGAGCAG AATAAACATGCTTTGTTGGATGTGACTCCTAAAGCGGTGGATCTGTTGAACTATACCCAGTGGTTCCCAATTGTAGTCTTCTTCAACCCAGATAGTAAACAGGGTGTGAAAACTTTGAGACAAAGGCTAAGTCCTACATCTAACAAGAGTTCCCGGAAGCTTTACGATCAAGCAAATAAGCTGAAGAAGACTTGCTCCTATCTTTTTACAG CTACCATCAACTTGAATTCAGCCAATGATAGCTGGTACGGCAGCCTCAAAGATACAATTCAGCAACAGCAAGTTGAAGCAGTATGGGTATCGGAAGGAAAG ATGGAAGGAATGGATGACGACATGGAAGATCGCATGTCATACCTAACAGCTATGGGTGCTGACTACCTGAGCTGTGACAGCCGCTTGATCAGTGACTTGGAAGACACAGATGGAGAAGGAGGTGCATACACGGACAATGAGCTTGATGAGCCGTCAGATGAACCAAGTGTTTCCTCTATTAGCCGATCTTCTGAGCCTGTGCAGCATGAGGAG AGTATAAGAAAACCCAGCCCAGAACCAAAAGCTCAAATGAGAAGGGCTGGTAGCAGAGAGATACTTAGAGATCCCAGCCCACCTCCAGCATTCAAGCCCGAGCCACCTAAG GGTAAACTACAAAACAAAGAGGATGTATATGACTTTCCCAAGAACTATGAATCCAAACCAAATAGCTCTAGCACTGTCAGCAATGAGACTTCAGCCGTATTATCCAaggctgcagcacctcctgtttctgtgaaACCTGCCTTTGGGCGTCCTATACTGAAGACATCTCAGCCAGCAGTTCCAGccgcagaggaggaggaagatgtaGATAGACAAGAGAGTGCTCCAAAATCTGTACTGGGGAAAGTTAAAATATTTGAGAAGATGGATCACAAGGCAAGGTTGCAAAGAATACAGGAGCTACAAGAAGCACAGAATGCCAGG TTGGAAATAGCCCAGAAACACCCAGATATCTATGCTGTCCCAATCAAAACACAGAAGCCAGACCAGAACTGGCCCCAGCCCATGAG TTCCAGACCtccagagcctcagaaacccccTGCCAGGCCTTACCTAGAAAATCGAGGAAGTTATGGCAGTGACGCAGAGGAGGAAGACTACCGTCGGCAGCTATCAGACAACTCCAAGCGCGGATATTATGGACAGCCATCCAGATATAGGGACACAGAATTATAG